In Tachysurus vachellii isolate PV-2020 chromosome 12, HZAU_Pvac_v1, whole genome shotgun sequence, the following are encoded in one genomic region:
- the LOC132854414 gene encoding uncharacterized protein LOC132854414 yields the protein MYLQPDIDSASPQASHGQSNLSLSSSIDSSDTQDTVIIEQSSSRKRMRLDDEAKKLVETILVQKPGVERIINEYNRTKSLGDETRRKMVILAADMTEKNGTSPPRQVKEKYARGIVTLFPYLSDPFSKNGYEHYYDGESGTGYLAWRIKTIQRGLAKERRASFEGQGTSAEAGSGGPTVKRQSEFNPETILSEDECKEAVAFMSHQE from the exons ATGTATCTGCAACCAGACATAGATTCTGCCTCTCCACAAGCCTCTCATGGACAGTCAAATCTGTCCCTGTCTTCATCCATTGACTCCAGTGACACACAGGATACAGTCATTATTGAACAAAGCTCCTCCAGGAAACGAATGAGGCTAGACGATGAAGCTAAAAAG ttgGTGGAAACCATCCTTGTTCAGAAACCTGGTGTGGAGCGTATAATAAACGAATACAACCGAACTAAGTCTTTGGGGGACGAAACAAGGCGGAAAATGGTCATCTTGGCAGCTGACATGACGGAAAAGAATGG aACATCACCACCAAGGCAGGTCAAAGAAAAATATGCCAGAGGAATTGTGACTTTGTTCCCTTACCTCAGTGACCCCTTTTCCAAAAATGGCTAT GAACATTATTATGATGGTGAAAGCGGTACTGGGTACTTAGCATGGAGAATCAAAACTATACAAAGAGGCTTAGCTAAAGAACGACGTGCATCATTTGAAG GACAAGGAACGTCTGCTGAAGCGGGGTCTGGTGGACCAACTGTAAAAAGGCAGTCAGAGTTTAATCCAGAGACCATCTTGAGTGAGGATGAATGCAAGGAAGCAGTTGCATTCATGAGCCAtcaagaa